GGGaaaagtttcaataaaaatcttctataaaatattgaaaattaataataatttcattatgcTCCTCAAGAATGAGCCCCACTTTTTTGAAACCTAAAAAAAGGTCATCCTCAAAAAGAAATGACAAGATTTGTAGAGCTAGTCTGGGGTTTCAATCTCTTTTGGCGAAGCGAAAtgagcaaaaaaataatctttacaAAAGCGTGAATTATATGTGGGCGTAAAAAGGCCTCTCTTTGTTTCACCCCCAAATCATATGGCGGGTAGGTAATGATCTATAATGGGATATTATACACTCGTGTGAATTCGCGGACGTAAATTAATACACCCTCCAGCGTTCGCTAAATAAGGCCTCCACCTTACCGCGGCTCGCGGAACCGCGGCGACTCACCTGCGTCGGTCAGACTCGcaattaatcaaaattaaaccGACCCCGCCGCCGTTCACTTTGAGCTCTATCGCCGGGCACTACGGTGCCAATTCGGTCGGCCAGCCTCGAGTAGGCGGGCTCGCCGCGAAGAAATCCGGCCAATAGAGTGCGGTAACAAAATATCCGTATTGGCTATTAGCAGGCTCCGCCCGGGCGCGGCGGGGAAGTTGTAGCAACGCAAGGGCGTAAGTGCGGGCGCCGCCGCGCGGAACTGCGCCCTGCCGCCCCGGCATTGCGCCGCTGTTGCCGCGCGCGCCGCCGCTCCGCCGCCGCGACCCGGAGGGTGGTGAATTAAGATTTTTCAATAGCGAAACCGAGTTGCCGGAGTTTCGAGGGGGGTTTCGTCGTTTTTACAAGGCGACGGGCGGCGCCGCGATCAGATGCGCTCGGGACGTCGCGGTGAGCGGTCGTGTGACGAGGCATAGCGTGAAACGTGATCGTTCCATTTCGAAATCGTCGAGTCGTCGCGAAACATAAAACAATCTAATTCAGTGTTCGGCCGTCGAGTGTTGCACAGTGTTAAGATGTATAGGCGCAGTTGAACGAAGCGGTCGAGATGCAAGCGATGAGCGCGAATACGGGCGCGCCCAGGGCGCCGCAACGGTCGCCGTTCGCGATACAGGAGCTGCTGGGCCTGTCGGACAGTCGGGAGAGCCGGGAGCGATACTTCGAGAGCCGGGATGATAGAGTGCTGAACTTGTCAGAGAACAGAGAGCCGAGAGGGCCGTACGCGCCGCAGTTCCCGCTGCCGGCGTCGATGGCGAGCCGCGTGGCGTACGCGGCGGCCTTCAACGCGCAGGCTGCCGTGGCCGCGGCCTTCCTTCCCGGGCCCCCCTTGTTGCATCCGCCGCCTGGTAAGTACAGCCTGCAGACAAGTGCAAAAAAATTCTCAAGTGAAAACTGACAAAAAAGGGGTTACATCCCTTCCGTTACAAGCAAGAGAGACCAATCTATTATGAACACAAGGGAACCTGATTATTGTGTACACAAAATCAATTGAAATGTTTTAGCTATCGTTgctaaaaaatttgaaaataaacatctggaaaaaaatgcttttttatatttagggatttaagtttttattaattagtgtattgtaaagtaaaataataggtcttataaataattaatattatactcaaACACTATTAACTActgtaaaaaatgaaatgttacctatctattaaaaaaatgttcaacAGTAGGTATTTAACAGAATTTCAGAACTTCTACTAACAATTCTACCTACAACTGATCAAGaaattaatagttattttcttatgagaagaaatattattttgtttgtcaTACCTAAGTTGTTAAATCTTATAGTTTGCTCTACAACTCTATGTAAAGCAAAAATCGATTTAATTACATACTTctataaaatgattataattatacttacatgttttaaatttataccgCATTATTATTGcgaattttaatatcaaactTTAAAACTCTACAATTCAAGAGCAAAATCTTATTAGAATTGCACTCGTTTAAACACTACACAAGGCGGCAGACAGACGAAACGAcatgtaaaactaaaaaacaacgCATAGGTATGAATTGAATTCGCACCGACGGCTTTGATTAATTAACTAAAcggtttattttgttttataattagcGTTGAATAAAGACTTGGAGCTGTCGGATCAAGTTTCTTAGTGTTAGCAATCGACAATCTATATTGAGGAGTATTTTAAGACCTTTTGTGTTTCGCGACACGTTCCAAGTGAGGTTTCGGATCTGGTTTTTGAAGGATATTATTAGTGTCCAATTTGAGGAACGTTGGTGAATTTAGTGTAAGGAACTGCAAAAATGGAATGTAAAGCAGATGATTAAGCAAACGATTAgtcatttgaatttgaatttgaacgAAAACTACTGTTAGAAATTTAGGTAGAGAAATTCAAACATTAATTTGTCCAATTAGGAATgattttagtaataatttgaATCAATAGAATATCATAATGAAGACTGACTCTACATTTTAAAGTTTCCTCATCTCTACATCTTCTCAAACTCACCGAAACAATATGCTTATCTTGAAAATGCtgctaaatatgaattttgaaaatgatatttaatgaataaatatttaatgtaaaacaaaaaacgttacttataaaaacaattcaatACAATGGTATATAATCATAGGTATTTTAAACATTGAAGTAGTTTGAACCGATCTACCTGATAttagaaattgaaaattaagtctctatttttaacaatgtttCAATAATCACCGTATTCTCTCTTCAAAATatagaacaataaaaaaactttaggtacctatttataaagtacctataaaGAAAATAGGAATTCTATATAGAtttcagaaataaatattttacagtacAAGTTGGTCttcttacaaaattattaagaaaaaatacctactcaatacctatagtaaaatatGGATTTAAAACCAAAAATGTGACCGCTCTACATTTAACCATCTCTACATACATTAGAATTAATAACTCAGATATTAAGCGCTCTATGATGAAACTAAAACCTAAATGCAAGTTgatcaaatttatatttaatacctaCAAGGTTTCGAAttgagaatttaattttttcaaaaggtacctagtttcaatgtaataatttatctgaaataattaatgtgtaTGTTCTATGTAACCATTGTATATAAAAGAATAACaattcaatttcaaatttcaaacaatTGAACAAACCTGAATTTTTGCGAACTCATAATTCGCACAAGTCCGTCGGCGCGacggtacctacctacctactacttCGCTCTCTCCAAATGGCCGATTTacctacaataaatatttcgtgccaaatagttataaatataatctataaaattgaatattgctgtattgtataattcataaatgaatgaatactcTTTATTGTGCAGAAACATAGTTCGTTATATGTTTACTAGATTAACATAGATACCTACTCACGTTTGagtttttgtttctttatttgtaaaaataacttgtcgaaaatttttattagaaataggtatttgtaatgaatataataatataatgaattatattatatataccatTGAATAATATTGTGCCTGTgtgtattgtatttaatataggtacctaggtaggtatataccaAAAAACTCACATATCTATTCATATTCATTTTAGATCacttgaaaataaatctaatttcAGATTTGGCAAGtagatacctatttatatttttgttctgCCTCAAGCACCGTTTTTTTCGCagttaattttagtttaatacAAAAAGATCATCATTCTTACCATCAGAGGTAAatcctaataaataaataacgaaattctaaattaatattatactaactataaagattaatattttacaaattgagTTTTAACAAAATGCGAGGGCATTAGCTAATCAATTGTATTGATGGTTGAGGTTGGAGCTAAGTTAATAAGGTTGGGAACAAAGGTTGTTAGCGAATGGTGTATGCACTGCGCACAATGCGGCCGCGCACTTTCAACGACCATTTTATATCGCTATTTCTGCTTTAAAAGAGGTTTTTATGTGGTATTTAGTAAGCTACGgttagaaatatataaatatgtaactatattttattagatgtAATGTACAGagatatttgatttttaatgtgtttgattgaacaacaaataaatcaaaagCTTATTTACTTATCTACTAGACAACAGTCCAATTTGGCatgttaaatacaaatagatataaaaatagataaaataagaAGCTTAAAACCACAGTGTAACACTGTAAAGCATTATTCATTATTCTATATCTACCTTACCTACCTTTTTAAAGTGCCAAATTAAATTGTCAAAATAATTTCAGGACTCTACGTCTTAAAACAGCGAATCAGCTGTGCCTCTATCAATATCGATTAGTTTAAAATCATAGAgttttttattagaatttaacTACCAGATCTAAACTTAATaggcttattttttaattgtgttttctTCAAAATTATTCACAATATATCTTGATCTAGAGCTACTagttttagtatttattagtaggtacacaTTGGGTTTTATTACAATCATTATGAAAAATGGTTGTAAAACCACATCGTGccatcttttttaataattctccGGTCCGTCTAACActtagaaaataaacaattaaaataagcaTATTACTTCACCTTATTAGCTATAGGatctataatattgttaggTACAAACTACAAACATTCGATGAAAATAATTGTGGTGGTCACGTATTGCTATGAAAAGGGGTGTGATGAAGAAATCAAGTACCTACtttctatttaaaatgaaaatgaaaggGAATTTCTAGTCAATTCTATATGCCCGTATAAGTGTGCCTACCTATTTTATAGAGTATGCTTGACATTAGCTTGTATGAACCTGATAAATGCGAAACATATAAATGTATAGTTATCCCCCTCTATTCCTCTGTATGTCATATCTTTCTTCTCTCTTATGAAACGAAATGTAAACCTGATACATTCTCTTCTTGATTCGTGTTATCCGATCGAAATgattcattttcattcatagTAGCTCCTTTTAGATACGCATTTCATTCGTCATACTGCTATAAATATCTAAGAGTAACAATACGACCGGTCCTATTTCTGGTATACCTATCTATCCTATACAACATAGcagcaaaatataatacgaaaTCTAATCGCTCATCCAATTTAAGCCTTCATTTATACGACCAAAGCTAGTAAACACGACGACACCTCACAAAGATTCCACAAAAAGGCTTTATAAGAAACCAGTTGCGAAGATAACAGACAGCTCACACCTCACAGAATACCTCTTTGTTCCTCACAATGAGGGTTGGATAAAGCCCTCGAGATTCCGTCAACCTGATAATAGGTTAGCTGATATTCAAAATTAGTGGTCAGGTTAGACCGTTTTGTTCGCGTTTTATTTTGGCTTCCCTATTGTCTATCGGTTATTGGAGTCTTTAGGAAGCGTTAGGAATCACGAATTTTTTAGGAGACACCTGCATTAAGGGTTTAGATGTTATTAGggaatatagattgttttaTAAGTTCTTTATAAACGAACGAGAAAATGAGGTGTTTAATAGAAACACACTTATTTGATCTAGGcagatataggtacctacataccaaTTTGTTATTACATGTTTCTACTTATATctttatattaatacatatttttaatgtgcATTAAAATCTCAAGTTGTATTGATGATTcacaattatataatttcttaCAATAATGTGTTCTTAGTTACTGTGAttaattatcatcatcatcgatATTTTGCTGCATCATTtccaatttataataacaccAATGAGCTTTGTTGAAATTTATTGGAGCACCGATTGTTGCAAAACAATaagtatttcaaatttaaccAATCTCCGCATTTttcgtttataaaataatcataatcatGAATGCTGAAAAGTAATGATTCAAGTAATcgatattttagtttattcatGCAGTTTTTCATGAAGATGTTTACCGTGTAACTAACATACCTATAGAGCAATCAGAGCCTAGAGCGTGAAAGACTataattaaagttattatCACTACATCATAGAGACAGTAGGTATAGACCATGAAGTGAAATAACACTCCTATCCGCCAAAAtactaaaatgtttaaatcaaTATCATGCTTCATAACATCTCGAACCAGAATAGCATGGAAGTACGggttgaaaaatattgtaaagtgTGTATTTCTATTTGTTTCATCTCGATGTAATGAGTGTCGAATCGATTTCAAAGATATTGGGCGAGGGTTGCGTGGATAAGGGGCTGTGTATATGCCTTCTATATCTACTCATATTGTAAGGGACCTGTTTCATTTTGGGCTTGCAATTAccgaaaatattgtttttaagaaGCTGAAAAGAAGTGTAATTGTTTTCACCTAGATACAGGTTTGTTACTCAATTAAGAACCTACACCTAAAGTTTTGAAAGTATGAACAGATGGCTAAACTAACTAATTTGAAGCCATACGAATCAACTATAGAATTTATTTCACATTAGCTACTTCTTATTTACTGAAGACAAAAAGAGTTAGATTGCTTGAATAAGCTTACAAGCTCTTTAACTTTTAATAGAAAGAATTAAGAAGTATTATTGTAGTGTTATGGAAAAGTAACGTAAAAGTAAAGTATTAAGCTATCGTTAAAAGTTTCCACGTGTAGATGCACTAACATTAACAAGGTTTTCAGCCTCAAGGTAGAGTGGACAGAGAGAGCGGTGTCATTGGATTTATtagtgtttataatatttggtaTTTCTTAATATAAAACGGATATCTTGACTTGTAACACAGttaaaggaataaaataaataagatataaataaatagacatTATACGGCTATcctagatataaaaaaattcttttgcaaataggtaattaaaatatctacatGCACAAAGATGCCCAGGCTAACTCAACTCAACTCAAAATGATGTACTGACAACTGCTTATGCGTTATTAGTTCTTATCCAAATATAAATTGGTAATTCGgtcaaagtaaataaattaaaatgattttgtttgttattacctacattacaTCAAATAATGAGTGTTAAGCTTATAATTAAAGCTAGGTATATGATGGCGTAGGCGGACGCTTGTTATagttcaatatattatattcatttagaAAAAGATTTCTAggaaattttaaagataataatatgtcacTGTTCTTGATGAAATATCTCGAATTATGACGGTATAATTTAAACGATTACGAAGCAAAAAATGAGATTACAAAATGTGACACCCACGACCTAATACTAGTTAGTATGTAagctaaatatatatttttataattataccgTTATGTAGAGCGTTCTGGGAATCTTAATCGAAAACATATTGGGTTTTTTCTGTGTCTAATATGTATACAGATTCAATAACGTTAGTTGGTACTtggtaggtataggtacctgTAGGTATTACCTAAATCGAAAAATGATTTTTCGAATATGGAaatgttgtattttatatattactagctgttcgTGGTTTCACCCACATTGCTGCGTTCCTATTGTCTtaccgtgatgatataatatagcctgtagctttcctcgataaatggtccatctaacaccgaaataatttttcaaatcagaccaggagttcctgagattagtgcgttcaaacaaacaatctcttcagctttataatattgtaaatatagatttgtATGTGTTGATctacatacttaaatatacTTTAAGTTAGTTGCTTTAATTTTCAATGGCGTTGAACGGAAATATAGTTGACaatctataaatttatagttacCTAGAGTTGTTGAAAATCGCATAATATCTTTTGCAGAGGCatataaaactatataaaacTATAGTGCGGGCGGGTCGAAATGTAACTTGAAGAGCTTATACAAAGCGATTTTGGCAATTGCTAGTTCTCAAAGGCTAATGTGTCTGGAATCCTATATTTGTACACCTTTTTACAAaacaactatggagtttcttgccgattcttctccatagatactgctttccgaatcggtggtaaatgttaaaaatacttacctatgtaatgacgattcgaaagtgctactaaatagtagtctaattgaataaatgaatgtttgagtttgagtttgagtttgagttttatttATCGATTACTGGCTGTTATATGGAAGAAAATTACCTTGAAGGGCAAATATTCGGTATCTTAATAATTTCACTTGGTATTTTCTGGAATAGTGGTAGTGACACACAATTTAGTTTTCATAATGCTTATGGACTTGTGAAATTTTGcattaaaatgattttgaGTGAGAGTTAAGTTTCAATAGTATCGTAACGGTGAAACAAAGGTAAAATAAACTTctacttaggtacttaaattTCACGCAATGCCAAGTCCAATATAACAATgcttttttaatgaaaactatTTCTCGTGCTAATACAAAAGCGATAATTTTGTAAGGATCTGCCTCCATCGTACTGCTCCATGTAAAACATCCAATTAGAAAATATCTTGATGGAAATTGATATTATGCAAAATGGTAGGACATAAGGATAGGActatgtacctaggtattgTGAATAAGCTTAACAGTAGATAACTTTTCATCTAGGTACCAAGCGAGTGAAGCTGCGGTTTGAAATTAGTATTAGGcgtaagttttattttgatgtgCTTATGCAAATTAGAGCATCACTTGTTTATAATTCCTTGTAGATTAATTTATcatcttactaatattataaatacaaaagtttgtgaggatagatggatgtttgttattctttcactcaaatactactgaaccgattacaatgaaatttggtatgaaggtagctgaagacctaGAATAGGACATGTTACTgattatcccggaaatcccacaggaacgggaactatgcgggtttttctttgaaaacgcgggtgaagccgtgggcggaaatCTACTTTACTAGTAAACTAAAGACAGCGTTCTATGGTTTCTTGATATTAGCTGCAtgtacaatatttttgaattaatttgaattaattgCGCTTTTAGTGTGGTGGCTAGAGTCATCAcaagtttattattaacaagaacttcatattaataataacaattcaGATGTTCTGATGTTTGTATGTTACGAGAGCAGAACTTTATATCTATATCCACAGTCTATCTCCTATGTACAAGAAAGAAACTcagacatttatttatttatactttttctaGAAACACTTTTAAATCGACATAACTTGAAATATACTTACCATCTATCTATCAAATCTAGGACTTGCCAATTCCAATAAGacgataattatttacatgacTGTAGTATTAATTTAGCAGGCTGTAATTCCGACATTAACGAAAAGGGTAGTCGGTTATTGGTTCACACACACAAAtatacacacacgcacacatacACAGGAACACGTGTTCCAACCCTTCCTTGTGGAACCGGTTTTTGGAATGGGCTAAGTTATGAGCGATAGCGGGAAATTGTTAATTGCATAAATtggatttaataaatgatttgttattgtactttgttacgtaaacttaatcactatggaattacaggaaaagcccagaacctcatagcgtcatacctgcatgataggatacagactgtagttgttaatggagaacgttctagcggtgcgtcaattaacattggtgttccacaggggtccattttaggtcccttcttgttcttggtatatatcaatgatcttccctattatttgcaggataggtgtgaaatagttctgtttgcagatgatacctcattaatttttaatgtggataggcatgacccaaatgttgacgaagtgaacagtgctctttcacacatatctgaatggtttactgccaataatttattattaaatgccaaaaaaaccacttgtgttgaatttttacttcctaatgtaaaaaagttgaacagagatattaccttgaacggggaggtattgcatcctactgagtctactgtatttctagggttaacattggacgagaaactacagtggggagcccatgtcaacaccgctgcaggtaagctcagttcagctgcatatgcagtccgaaaaataaggcatctcaccgatgaagatacggctagattggtttatttcagctactttcatagcattatgtcctatggaattctactgtggggcaaggctgcagatatagaaactatatttatcttacagaaaagagccattcgctctatatataatttgcgtgctcgggactcactaagagatcattttaagaatactggtatccttactgtaccatcacagtatatatttaataatattttgcatgttcacaaaaacgccgacttacacacaagagtaggagatagacacgattatggcacaaggaacaggaatagaattgaaatgccgtttttccgattagctaaagttaaaaattcatttatgggtcaaggtatacgcttatacaatagaattcctctcaatattaaagagtttagtagttctaaatttaaaacttatataaaaggtgtactagttcagagagcgtactacagtattcaggaatatatggacgataaagacccatggagggttgtcgcgtaaaagccacaggacagttctttggcatattatgatatattatgtataagttagatataagttacatattatgtaatattgacatgattttaaaagagcaactatggagtttcttgccgattcttctccatagatactgctttccgaatcggtggtaaatgttaaaatacttatgtaatgacgattcgaaagtgctactaaatagtagtctaattgaataaatgaatgtttgagtttgagtttgagtttgagtttgatttaattatgtttGGGTTTAGTTAGTCGTTTTTcctatatcatttatttaaaccaTTTAAGTTCAATCAATTAATTTGCAAAGTAGCTATTGGTATGTAGTTAAATCGTTGTAATTTTAACTTTGATTGGCGACAATGTATATTTTGACTATTGGATTCGTTTCTAGacctcaaaataatgtataaattgtattttctcAATGTTATAATAGGTACTCGTGCGTACCTAATCtacaaaaaactaataaattttaacattatttttttcattacaaaaactaaaaaattagataattaataatgataaaacaaaatcgctACATCTCGCCACAAAGCCACAAGGCAATTCAAAGCGAGATCCGTGGAGGTGTGAAGTAAGAGCGCTCCGGCCGATATTAGCCGCGCGTTTCGACACAAACATCGCGCATATTGCTACCCGCGCGACACACGACACGACACGATGCCACGACACGGATACGACACgatatttgtaaacatttttgataatccatactaatattataaatgcgaaagtaactctgtctgtctgtctgtctgttactcaatcacgcctaaactactgaaccaatttgcatgaaatttggtatggagatattttgatacccgaaaaaggacataggctactttttatcccgggaaaatgacgcaatcccggaaatcccacgggaacgggaactatgcgggtttttctttgactgcgcgggcgaagccgcgggcggaaacctagtaggtaaataagtggcaaatatgtttattgtatttaataatggtaaaaaatatgaggtaactTAAAAAATGTGTCAACTTGCACTACCTACTGTGAGTTAAAGAGatgaataaacattttttatcaatttgaatatcgaatattattaatgtagaGAAAACAAATGAAGAAGAAGGAATAACCCTCGCATATTgatacatataattaggtagtTAGTATGTAGCACATAaattaactaataaattaattaatcgtGATTCTTGCATGTAGCGGCACTGTATCACGCGGCGGGCGGAGGGGGCTTACGTAGACAGTGCCTTTGTCCCGCGGCACTTATTGTTGTGTGATCGCTTTATAATCAACACATTATGCAGATCACCGTCTAGAGAACGGCTCAGCTCATATCGATTGGCCTCTCGCGTTCGGCCAGACGTTGCCCACTTGAAGTTCACTTGAAGATGTGAACGTCAAATGAAATGAGTTAAAAagttgcaaataaaaaaacggcTATGTCGGTAATAAGAAGAATCGAAAACGATTTAAAAATCGTTTCGAAGAGAAAAGtacttgaatattttgacTGTACTGCTGACTGTCTTGAAAAAAGGCCtatcatataattaaaacaacacataagtaattaaaatacataagaGTCGTGATATAGGTAATCCACTTAACGATCATAATGAGGGTGTTgacttttaaatcattatttgttaaataatccAACTTCCAAAAACAATAAGAAATTCTATAACATGTTTACAATTGATAGaattctataaaaactacaaatCTAAACAAAAAACACCAATAGCAAATATCAAAGACGTGTAATTAATGAATATGAAAAGTCGAAGTGAAGCTGAGTGCTATGAGTATAGCGAGGTGGTGCTGGAGCCGCGGCTCGACACCTTCGCACAAAGCTTGCGACTTTAATAGCTACTTTCACACCACTAGTGGAATGCCTGGCGATGCTTGGGAAATATTCGATTTTGACgatttttttgttcattattGAGTTTGATATTTTTCCTGTAGGTACATAGAAGGAAGTGTGTAACATtgaatatgaaaattaaaataattcgcTACTGACGAATAGTATGATGGAATTGTATAGGGTAAGAAGTTAGGTAAGCATGTAGGTATAATTAGTATATAAGTAAGTTGTTGAGAATATAAACGAGAATGTTAGTTTAAGATGGTAGGCTGACTATATGAACTCGTGTCACAACATTTGTAAATTTTCACGAGCTCTACAAAATGGCAAAGACAACCAACTTAGCGCGTATCCATTCGTGTTAACTTTATAGTTTGTTATCGAATAATTTGGAGAGCAAAATGTTTGTATTACACTtgaatttatacttttatatctTGTCTTTTGTTATCTTTAACTTCGAATAGATTAAATCCCGTCAAAAGCACAATTATTTCGTACACCAGTGCAACGCTCCCAAAGCGAATAAAGACCAGCGCTCAGTGCACTAACGAAAATATTTACCACATACAAACAGT
The sequence above is a segment of the Colias croceus chromosome 14, ilColCroc2.1 genome. Coding sequences within it:
- the LOC123697533 gene encoding visual system homeobox 2-like, which translates into the protein MQAMSANTGAPRAPQRSPFAIQELLGLSDSRESRERYFESRDDRVLNLSENREPRGPYAPQFPLPASMASRVAYAAAFNAQAAVAAAFLPGPPLLHPPPGFPQIKSPYSPSQTHLSGVSSIEAAKDFTVDGLTGYNGKKKKKKRRHSRTIFTSYQLDELEKAFKDAHYPDVYAREMLSLKTDLPEDRIQVAT